A DNA window from Trichosurus vulpecula isolate mTriVul1 chromosome 2, mTriVul1.pri, whole genome shotgun sequence contains the following coding sequences:
- the LOC118836584 gene encoding olfactory receptor 52K2-like, with translation MSAFNFTNLHPKTFLLLGIPGLENIQIWISIPFCLVYMLAILGNCTLLVIIKNDPSLHEPMYLFLSMLSVADLMITTTTLPKILSLFWFDDREIYLEACLTQIFLIHSLTTMESGFCLAMAFDRYVAICNPLRHSAILTNRVIRSLGLAIVIRGVIMLSPHPFMLRWLPYCKTNIISHTYCEFMALIKLSCAQTKLHRAYSLFVAFLTAGLDFILIICSYILILRTVFCLPSKEARLKTLGTCGSHVWVILTFYTPAFFSFLTHRFGHNIAPHIHIFVANIYLLIPPMVNPIIYGVKTKRIRERFLKIFMD, from the coding sequence ATGTCAGCATTCAACTTTACCAATCTGCATCCCAAAACCTTTCTGCTCCTTGGAATTCCAGGACTGGAAAACATTCAGATTTGGATATCTATCCCTTTCTGTCTTGTGTATATGTTGGCCATCCTGGGGAACTGCACCCTTCTGGTCATCATCAAGAATGATCCTAGCCTGCATGAGCCCATGTACCTATTCCTCTCTATGCTTTCAGTGGCAGACTTGAtgatcaccaccaccacactGCCCAAAATCCTCAGTCTCTTCTGGTTTGATGACAGGGAGATATATCTTGAAGCTTGTCTCACACAGATATTTCTTATACACTCCCTGACCACTATGGAGTCTGGCTTCTGTTTGGCCATGGCATTTGACCGCTATGTGGCCATCTGTAACCCCCTTAGACATTCAGCTATTCTGACCAATAGAGTTATCAGGAGCCTAGGTTTGGCCATTGTCATTCGGGGAGTTATTATGCTGAGTCCTCATCCTTTTATGCTTCGATGGCTTCCCTATTGTAAGACCAACATCATCTCCCACACTTACTGTGAATTCATGGCACTGATCAAGCTTTCCTGTGCCCAAACAAAGCTCCACAGAGCCTACAGCCTctttgttgctttccttactgcAGGACTGGACTTCATACTGATTATCTGTTCCTACATCCTTATTCTCCGTACTGTATTTTGCCTACCCTCCAAGGAAGCTAGACTGAAGACTCTGGGCACCTGTGGCTCCCATGTGTGGGTCATTTTGACTTTTTATACTCctgccttcttctccttcctcacacATAGGTTTGGTCATAATATTGCTCCCCATATCCATATTTTTGTGGCCAACATCTACCTTCTTATCCCACCCATGGTGAATCCTATCATTTATGGTGTTAAAACCAAAAGAATCCGGGAGAGGTTCCTCAAAATTTTTATGGACTAA